From the Panulirus ornatus isolate Po-2019 chromosome 58, ASM3632096v1, whole genome shotgun sequence genome, one window contains:
- the LOC139766725 gene encoding uncharacterized protein: MRLKHEHELKVLQLKQSIPDTEAPVKFDIAKCKVSKGTTATATTFTKPVATTNLQDSPTSIDLFQPFRSPGTVSLGPGKQQHPVQISRDTASAQSLIHKASLPDIDSNLTGEKVNLKLVNASTPVHLAKIELDCEAVKGIVTVGVVDTPLPIPDATFLLCNDLAGSLVVPALTIRDTPLPYSPTEDIQKEQPTLFPICAVTRSQHRRTVDEEDPTPPLFPKPCNEGFTTCGLDVSPLNKLISEHKLEEAQRQDPTLTKLHQEVLPKEDILDTPAFYYQDNILMRFYRPSKLSDEDTWAKTHQVVVPQCIRQPLMEIAHEGFSGHLGIKKTYLKLLSDFYWPGMKKDIVSFINSCLTCQIVGKPNQSIPPYPLQPIPVPSEPFQKIIIDIVGPLPKSKKGNQYILTVLGPTSRYPEAFPLKTISAKNVANESIHMFTTFSIPQEVRSDRGTNFTSDLFKDVLQELGIKQTLSTAYHPQSQGAFERHHKTLKSMIRKYCHERNQDWDEGLPFLLFAVRESPHELLGCSPFALVFGRQVRGPLKVVKDELISHKVPLKSVTTYLQQLKDNLDKIRKFARDNLKISQHTMKSAFDVKAKVRNFQEGVKVLAYFPITKVNDYSYIISTPGRRKATQFVHVNLLKPFLSQDPARGQIGLPCNVMGSQVDNTLDTSDTTNNWKGHSNSDILQDLPKFLAHLQPEQVREVSSVLLSHSSVISDTPGHCTIMSHDVVLIPGTNPISQPPYRIPHQKRGQMKKEVDYLLDNKLAVPSCSPWASPCLLVPKEDGQLRLCTDYRRLNSVTQSDAYPLPRIDDLTDMVGQSKYISKIDLNKGFYQIPLTENAQTISAFITPVELYEYRVMPFGKRNSPGTFQRTMNFLFQDLDKVEVYFDDIIVYSDTWYNHMHRLSAVLRKLQDAHLTIKLAKSTFCSAQVTYLGHEIGKGNVRPKSANVSAILSYPTPDTKKSWMRFLGMAGFYRRYCPNFSSVVAPLTRLTSGKVTFKWTEECQEAFNHLKTYLSHAPVLMAPNFAQPFVLQQTQAM, from the exons ATGAGACTGAAGCACGAACACGAGCTAAAGGTCTTACAGCTGAAACAAAGCATCCCAGATACAGAAGCTCCTGTCAAGTTTGATATTGCCAA GTGTAAGGTATCTAAGGGCACAACCGCCACTGCGACAACCTTCACAAAACCTGTGGCAACCACCAACCTACAGGATTCTCCGACATCAATCGACCTCTTTCAACCATTCCGCTCCCCTGGCACTGTGTCTCTAGGCCCTGGCAAGCAACAACACCCTGTACAGATCAGCAGAGACACTGCATCGGCCCAGTCTCtgatccacaaggcatctctccctGATATTGACTCTAACCTAACGGGTGAGAAGGTCAATCTCAAATTGGTCAACGCCAGCACTCCAGTACACCTTGCCAAAATAGAGCTTGACTGTGAGGCGGTGAAAGGTATAGTAACTGTAGGAGTAGTTGATACTCCTCTACCTATACCTGACGCCACCTTCCTTCTTTGTAACGACCTAGCTGGTAGTCTGGTCGTCCCTGCACTAACTATTCGAGACACTCCACTGCCCTATAGCCCTACTGAAGACATTCAGAAGGAGCAGCCAACCCTGTTCCCCATCTGTGCCGTCACACGCTCTCAACATCGACGGACCGTGGACGAGGAGGATCCTACACCACCTCTCTTTCCTAAGCCCTGCAATGAAGGTTTTACTACTTGTGGTCTGGATGTATCTCCTTTAAACAAGCTGATATCCGAGCACAAACTAGAGGAGGCCCAGCGACAGGACCCAACCTTGACGAAGTTACACCAGGAGGTCCTGCCGAAAGAAGATATCCTCGACACACCTGCCTTCTACTACCAAGACAACATCCTTATGAGGTTCTATAGACCCTCTAAACTCTCTGATGAAGATACATGGGCCAAGACGCATCAAGTGGTAGTTCCACAGTGTATAAGGCAGCCTCTTATGGAAATCGCACATGAAGGTTTTAGTGGTCACCTAGGAATTAAGAAAACCTACCTCAAACTACTTAGTGATTTCTATTGGCCTGGTATGAAAAAGGATATAGTTTCATTTATCAATTCTTGCTTAACTTGTCAGATTGTAGGGAAACCTAATCAATCAATTCCACCATATCCATTGCAACCCATTCCAGTTCCTTCGGAACCCTTTCAAAAGATTATTATTGACATAGTTGGTCCCTTGCCAAAGTCTAAGAAGGGAAATCAGTATATACTTACAGTACTTGGCCCTACATCTAGATACCCAGAGGCTTTTCCTCTAAAGACTATCTCTGCCAAAAATGTAGCTAATGAATCAATCCACATGTTCACTACTTTCAGTATCCCTCAGGAGGTACGAAGTGACCGTGGCACCAACTTCACCAGCGATCTCTTCAAAGATGTGCTTCAGGAGCTAGGTATCAAACAGACCCTGTCCACAGCATATCACCCGCAGAGTCAAGGTGCCTTTGAGAGGCACCATAAAACCCTCAAATCAATGATACGCAAGTACTGTCATGAGAGGAATCAGGATTGGGATGAAGGGTTACCCTTTCTCTTATTTGCTGTTCGAGAATCTCCACACGAGTTACTTGGTTGTTCACCTTTTGCGCTCGTCTTTGGTAGACAAGTCAGAGGACCTCTTAAAGTGGTTAAAGATGAGCTCATTAGTCATAAAGTTCCACTGAAATCTGTCACAACCTACTTGCAACAACTGAAAGATAACCTTGATAAGATACGTAAATTTGCTAGGGATAATTTGAAGATTTCACAACATACTATGAAATCAGCATTTGATGTTAAAGCTAAAGTCAGAAACTTTCAGGAAGGAGTTAAAGTTTTAGCTTACTTCCCAATTACTAAAGTCAATGATTACAGTTACATAATAAGTACTCCTGGTCGTCGTAAAGCAACACAATTTGTCCATGTTAACCTTCTAAAACCTTTCCTATCACAGGATCCTGCACGTGGCCAGATAGGATTGCCATGCAATGTAATGGGCTCACAGGTAGATAACACTCTTGATACTTCTGACACAACTAACAATTGGAAAGGACATTCAAACTCTGACATACTACAAGACTTGCCTAAATTTCTTGCACATTTGCAACCTGAACAAGTCAGAGAAGTCTCAAGTGTGCTCTTAAGTCATTCTAGTGTGATATCAGACACGCCAGGCCATTGCACAATTATGTCTCATGATGTTGTACTAATTCCTGGAACAAACCCTATCAGCCagccaccatacagaataccacatcaaaAGAGAGGgcagatgaagaaagaggtggaCTACCTACTAGACAACAAACTGGCTGTACCTAGCTGTTCACCTTGGGCATCTCCCTGCTTGCTCGTTCCTAAGGAGGACGGACAGCTTCGCCTGTGCACAGACTACCGTCGActcaacagtgtcacccagtCAGACGCCTATCCATTGCCCCGCATCGATGATCTGACTGATATGGTGGGACAGTCCAAGTATATTTCAAAGATAGATCTGAATAAAGGGTTTTATCAGATTCCATTAACTGAAAATGCTCAAACTATCTCGGCATTTATAACACCAGTTGAGTTATATGAGTACAGAGTAATGCCGTTTGGTAAGCGTAACAGCCCAGGGACATTCCAGCGTACGATGAATTTTCTGTTCCAAGATCTGGACAAAGTTGAAGTATACTTCGATGACATAATTGTTTACTCAGACACTTGGTATAATCATATGCACAGACTGTCAGCTGTTCTCCGGAAACTCCAGGACGCTCACCTCACCATCAAGCTGGCCAAATCAACTTTCTGCAGCGCCCAGGTCACCTACCTGGGACATGAGATAGGAAAAGGAAATGTTCGTCCTAAGTCTGCCAACGTAAGCGCTATCCTCTCCTACCCAACGCCAGATACTAAGAAGAGTTGGATGCGCTTCCTCGGTATGGCGGGTTTCTACCGCCGCTACTGCCCAAACTTCTCTTCTGTGGTTGCCCCTCTCACACGTCTAACGAGTGGGAAGGTGACATTTAAGTGGACGGAGGAATGCCAGGAAGCCTTCAACCACTTGAAAACCTATTTGTCTCATGCACCCGTCCTGATGGCCCCTAACTTCGCTCAACCCTTCGTTCTTCAACAGACGCAAGCGATGTAG